A genomic window from Anticarsia gemmatalis isolate Benzon Research Colony breed Stoneville strain chromosome 24, ilAntGemm2 primary, whole genome shotgun sequence includes:
- the Vha55 gene encoding V-type proton ATPase subunit Vha55, with translation MSLTQAQATREHVLAVNRDFISQPRLTYKTVSGVNGPLVILDEVKFPKFSEIVQLRLADGTLRSGQVLEVSGSKAVVQVFEGTSGIDAKNTLCEFTGDILRTPVSEDMLGRVFNGSGKPIDKGPPILAEDFLDIQGQPINPWSRIYPEEMIQTGISAIDVMNSIARGQKIPIFSAAGLPHNEIAAQICRQAGLVKIPGKSVLDDHEDNFAIVFAAMGVNMETARFFKQDFEENGSMENVCLFLNLANDPTIERIITPRLALTAAEFLAYQCEKHVLVILTDMSSYAEALREVSAAREEVPGRRGFPGYMYTDLATIYERAGRVEGRNGSITQIPILTMPNDDITHPIPDLTGYITEGQIYVDRQLHNRQIYPPVNVLPSLSRLMKSAIGEGMTRKDHSDVSNQLYACYAIGKDVQAMKAVVGEEALTPDDLLYLEFLTKFEKNFISQGNYENRTVFESLDIGWQLLRIFPKEMLKRIPASILAEFYPRDSRH, from the exons ATGTCGCTAACGCAGGCTCAAGCCACCAGGGAACATGTCCTGGCAGTCAACAGGGACTTCATATCCCAGCCCCGTCTCA CATACAAGACCGTGTCGGGTGTAAACGGTCCCCTGGTCATCTTGGACGAGGTCAAGTTCCCCAAGTTCTCTGAGATTGTACAGCTCAGACTTGCTGATGGCACCCTCCGCTCCGGTCAG GTGCTCGAGGTCAGTGGCTCCAAGGCCGTCGTCCAGGTATTCGAGGGTACATCGGGTATCGACGCCAAAAACACTCTCTGTGAGTTCACCGGCGATATCCTGCGTACACCAGTATCCGAAGACATGTTGG GACGTGTGTTCAACGGCTCCGGAAAGCCCATCGACAAGGGACCCCCAATCTTGGCTGAGGACTTCTTGGACATCCAGGGTCAGCCCATCAACCCCTGGTCCCGTATCTACCCCGAGGAGATGATCCAGACTG GTATCTCCGCTATCGACGTGATGAACTCCATCGCCCGTGGTCAGAAGATCCCCATCTTCTCCGCCGCTGGTCTGCCCCACAACGAAATTGCCGCCCAGATCTGTAGACAGGCCGGTCTTGTCAAG ATCCCCGGCAAGTCAGTCCTGGACGACCACGAGGACAACTTCGCCATCGTGTTCGCCGCTATGGGTGTGAACATGGAGACCGCTCGGTTCTTCAAGCAGGACTTCGAAGAGAACGGCTCCATGGAGAACGTGTGCCTGTTCTTGAACTTGGCCAACGATCCTACCATTGAGAGAATTATCACTCCCCGTCTTGCTCTTACTGCTGCTGAGTTCTTGGCCTACCAGTGCGAG AAACACGTGTTGGTCATCCTGACTGACATGTCCTCATACGCCGAGGCTCTGCGTGAGGTGTCCGCCGCCCGTGAGGAGGTGCCCGGACGTCGTGGTTTCCCAG GTTACATGTACACGGATTTGGCCACAATCTACGAGCGTGCCGGACGTGTGGAGGGCAGGAACGGCTCCATCACGCAGATCCCCATTCTTACTATGCCTAACGACGACATCACTCACCCTATTCCCGATTTGACTGGTTATATTACTGAGGGACAG ATCTACGTAGACCGTCAGCTCCACAACAGACAGATCTACCCTCCAGTCAACGTGCTGCCATCTCTGTCACGTTTGATGAAGTCCGCCATCGGCGAGGGCATGACCCGCAAGGACCACTCTGACGTCTCCAACCAGCTG TACGCGTGCTACGCCATCGGTAAGGACGTGCAGGCCATGAAGGCCGTGGTGGGAGAGGAGGCGCTGACGCCCGACGACTTGCTCTACCTCGAGTTCCTCACCAAGTTCGAGAAGAACTTCATCTCGCAGGGCAACTACGAGAACCGCACAGTGTTCGAGTCCCTCGACATCGGCTGGCAGCTGCTGCGTATCTTCCCCAAGGAGATGCTGAAGCGTATCCCCGCCTCCATCCTCGCCGAGTTCTACCCCCGAGACTCGCGCCACTAA
- the LOC142983650 gene encoding uncharacterized protein LOC142983650 — translation MGQDDNVNTSLAHIILCCMAGKGVSGATGKSFTHPGMHANFFIHGILGFLHYQSGTFNNDFTSAYQLSRKASKYLALPCLMADLYKGDQALCSAHLLSGVIPFALALAGQDNPHLGHLMVACNVISLCYYSHKNSNEWGWYTAAGAVMSYFITWQIPAKIFYPLTLSIMEYCAYRVFNSQADAAAAVRR, via the exons ATGGGACAAGATGATAATGTTAACACGTCATTGGCGCACATCATTCTGTGCTGCATGGCTGGGAAGGGGGTCAGTGGCGCAACGGGCAAAAGCTTTACCCACCCGGGAATGCACGCGAATTTCTTCATTCACGGAATCCTGGGCTTCTTGCACTACCAAA gcGGCACATTCAACAACGACTTCACATCAGCCTACCAGCTCAGTCGGAAAGCGTCTAAATATCTCGCGTTACCTTGTCTAATGGCGGACCTGTACAAAGGGGACCAGGCTCTTTGCTCCGCGCATTTACTATCAGGAGTGATCCCTTTCGCCCTTGCTCTGGCTGGCCAAGACAATCCACATTTAGGTCATCTAATGGTCGCTTGCAATGTCATCTCTCTATGCTACTACTCCCATAAGAATAGCAATGAGTGGGGATGGTACACAGCGGCTGGCGCTGTCATGTCATATTTCATAACCTGGCAGATCCCGGCGAAGATATTTTACCCCCTGACTTTGTCTATAATGGAGTATTGTGCGTATAGGGTGTTTAATTCACAGGCTGACGCCGCCGCGGCTGTTCGCCGCTGA
- the Pp2A-29B gene encoding protein phosphatase PP2A regulatory subunit A, producing the protein MAASDSGTDESLYPIAVLIDELKNEDVQLRLNSIKKLSTIALALGVERTRSELIPFLTETIYDEDEVLLALAEQLGNFINLVGGGEYAHCLLPPLDSLATVEETVVRDKAVASLRAVAAHHTPQALEQHFVPLVQRLAGGDWFTSRASACGLFSVCYPRVSAPVKAELRQHFRSLCQDDTPMVRRAAAYKLGEFARVVEVEYVKSDLIPMFVFLAKDEQDSVRLLAAEACAAVAALLPPEDMEQLVMPTVRARAGDTSWRVRYMVADKFVELQQAVGPELARSDLAQIFQALLKDPEAEVRAAAAGKVKDFCMNLDKAHQEHIIMTMILPQIKDLVCDANQHVKSALASVIMGLSPIVGRQNTIEHLLPLFLTQLKDECPEVRLNIISNLECVNEVIGIQQLVQSLLPAIVELAEDTKWRVRLAIIEHMPLLAGQLGQEFFDEKLTGLCMSWLIDHVYAIREAATLNLKKLVEQYGSQWAETNVIPKVLAMSREQNYLHRMTYLFCINVLSEVCGKDITTRVLLPTVLSMADDNVANVRFNVAKTLQKMAPFLDPAVIQPQVKPVLEKLNVDPDVDVKYFASEAIAGIAG; encoded by the exons ATGGCAGCGAGCGACTCGGGAACGGATGAGTCACTGTATCCTATTGCGGTGCTCATAGACGAACTGAAAAATGAGGATGTACAGCTTCGTTTGAATTCTATCAAGAAGTTATCGACCATCGCGTTGGCCCTCggtgtggagaggacccggtcTGAGCTGATTCCATTCCTAACGGAGACCATTTACGACGAAGATGAGGTTTTGCTCGCCCTCGCCGAACAACTTG GTAACTTCATCAACCTGGTTGGTGGTGGTGAGTATGCCCACTGCCTGCTCCCACCCCTGGACTCTCTGGCCACTGTTGAAGAGACTGTAGTCCGTGACAAGGCTGTTGCGTCACTCAGAGCTGTAGCTGCTCATCACACTCCACAAGCCTTGGAGCAGCACTTTGTACCGCTAGTACAGCGTCTTGCTGGTGGTGACTGGTTCACATCCAGGGCTTCAGCATGTGGCTTGTTCAG CGTATGTTACCCGCGTGTATCGGCCCCGGTAAAGGCGGAGCTTCGCCAGCACTTCCGCTCGCTGTGCCAGGACGACACGCCCATGgtgcgccgcgccgccgcctaCAAGCTGGGAGAGTTCGCCAGGGTCGTCGAGGTGGAGTACGTCAAGAGCGACCTCATTCCTATGTTCGTGTTCTTGGCTAAG GACGAGCAAGACTCGGTCCGCCTGCTGGCGGCCGAGGCGTGCGCGGCCGTGGCGGCGCTGCTGCCGCCCGAGGACATGGAGCAGCTCGTCATGCCCACCGTGCGCGCCCGCGCCGGCGACACCTCCTGGCGCGTGCGCTACATGGTGGCCGACAA ATTCGTTGAGCTGCAACAAGCCGTCGGTCCCGAGCTAGCTCGCTCGGACCTGGCGCAGATCTTCCAGGCCCTCCTGAAGGATCCTGAGGCGGAGGTCCGCGCTGCTGCCGCTGGCAAG GTGAAAGACTTCTGCATGAACTTGGACAAGGCCCACCAGGAGCACATCATAATGACAATGATCCTGCCTCAGATCAAGGACCTGGTCTGCGACGCCAACCAACACGTCAAGTCCGCCCTCGCCTCCGTCATCATGGGCCTGAGCCCCATCGTGGGCAGACAGAACACCATCGAACATCTCTTGCCGCTGTTCCTTACACAACTGAAAGACGAGTGCCCTGAAGTCAGGCTTAACATCATCTCAAACCTAGAGTGCGTTAACGAAGTGATCGGCATCCAGCAACTCGTCCAGTCCCTCCTCCCAGCCATCGTGGAGTTAGCCGAAGACACCAAGTGGCGCGTACGTCTCGCCATCATCGAACACATGCCCCTTCTCGCCGGACAACTCGGACAGGAGTTCTTCGATGAAAAACTCACCGGTCTCTGCATGTCCTGGCTCATCGACCACGTGTACGCTATCAGAGAAGCCGCTACTCTTAACCTCAAGAAGTTAGTCGAGCAATACGGATCACAGTGGGCCGAAACAAACGTCATTCCCAAAGTACTAGCTATGTCTCGCGAACAAAACTACCTGCACCGTATGACTTATCTCTTCTGTATCAATGTACTCTCTGAAGTTTGCGGCAAAGATATCACGACCAGAGTGCTCCTCCCCACTGTACTGTCTATGGCTGATGACAATGTTGCCAACGTAAGGTTCAATGTTGCCAAAACTCTGCAGAAAATGGCGCCATTCCTTGACCCCGCGGTTATTCAGCCGCAAGTGAAACCTGTGCTTGAGAAACTCAATGTAGATCCTGATGTTGACGTCAAGTACTTCGCGTCTGAAGCCATCGCCGGCATAGCTGGTTAA